The following nucleotide sequence is from Chitinophagales bacterium.
CTGCCGCAAAATACACGGCGAGCAGCGATAATATCACCAATGGATACATAATCGGGCCGCCTTTCAGGATAAGGCTCAGGAGGCTCAGCGGTTCGGCAGTAGCGGTTACAGGCGGATTTACAATACCGGCATTCGACGCTGTGTCAATGGCTGTTTGTGTAATCTGAAGGAATAATGTCATAGGGAAAAATCGGCTTAAGAACGCAATCGTGCTGTGTTTATTTTTAAGAATGACAAATATACCGGATAGTGAGGCCTGCCGTCGAATGAATACTCAACAGGCAGCTTGCCAAGTGTAGGCAATTGTGGACAAAGGTTATGCAGTTGCCTGCATGTTAGTTTTTGCAGGTAAATCAAAGATGCAGATAGTATGGATGCAAAAGCTGCCTGAATTCCGTGGAATAGTGGCCATCGGTATCGCGTATCGTGAGTGTTGTTTCTGTCAGCGGCAAATCAAGATTGGTTGAAAACAAAATAATCTGCCGTTTGACAGGATGGTGATCACGTTCCTTTATGAGCATGCGTTTACATGCCTGCAATGCAACGCCTCCTGCCAGCTGCATGAATCTTTCTGCGGAGTTTGATGGCAGCAGAACGGAGAAAATTCCATCCGGTTCTAAATTTCGTTTCACCACTTCCAGTAATTCCTGATAGGATAATTGCAAGGCATGTTTTGCCTTGTTTTTTTTAAGCGAAGGAGATTGAAAATGGTTTTCATAAAAAGGAGGATTACAGATGATCAACGCGTATTTTGGACTGGCATGATACATCCTGATATCTGTGTGAATCACCCGGATACGGTCTTTCCAGTTACTGTTCGCCACGTTATCTGCCGCCTGCTGAAAACTGGGCTCATCTAATTCTGCCGCATCAATCAAACTGTTGCTTCGTTGTGCCAGCATCAGGGATAGCAGGCCGCTGCCGGTACCGATATCAAGCATTCGCCCTTTCGCCGTTGCAGGGGTAAAAGCGCCCAGTATACAGGCATCGGTGGATACCTTCATGGCACATTGGTCCTGTTCGATACGAAATTGCTTGAACTGGAAATAAGTATTACTCACAATCGAAGAAATGTAGCCTGTATTTGAAGTAAAGTATCAAGATGCAAATAAATTTAGTAGGGCATAGCATCAAACCACATCATCGACTGTCTTCATTTCAAAAATGCAGCAAATGGTTGCCAATCGAACTTGCAGGAAGGAAAGATAGAGACCTCTTTCCAGCAACATGTTTTGGTAAATAGTATCCGGAATGATGATGGAATTCTTACAATAGCAGACACCTCATTAATTCCGCTGTAGCGCACTGGGGAAAATGCCGGTGATTCTTTTGAATGCCTGGCTAAAATTGCCGGTGCTCGAAAATCCTACAGCTTGTGCCACCTCTGCAACGGAATGGCCGTTGGTGACAAGTAGCATCTTCGCCTTTTGCATCCTTTGTTCCTGCACAAAATCGTACACCGTGGTACCGAATAATTCTTTGAATCCTTTTTTCAGGTAACATTGATTGATGCCGGTTCGCAAAGAAAGTTCCGGTATAGTGGGAGGATCGCTCAGGTTCTCTAAAATGATGGCTCTTGCCTTGAAGAGTTTTTCCTTTTCCATTGGCCGGCTGAGGAATTTGCAGGTGCTGCAGGCTGTGTCGAAAACAGCATGGCTCTTGCTGAAACACAAGAGCAAGGCAAGTGCTTTGCTTTCCAGGAACATATTCCTGAAAATGCCCTGCAGTTCACAGGATAGAATTTCATGCAACAACAACTGACTGTTGCAACACATGGCCTGCTGTTGATGCTCGGGAAAGATACCGTCAACAAAGCCATCACCGGCAGCTGAAAATGATTGCAGGTATGGAAGGTCAAACTTAAAGATGATTTGATAGGACCGCGCTGCCGGATGATAATCTGCGCACGTGTCAGCAGGGGTGAACCGGCACGTGAGTGATACATGGCGGTCGCTGCGCTGCAGAGCAGCATTGCATTCCGCTTCCTGCGCCATCGGACTCACCTGAAAATAAAGTCCATCTCTGATTTGCTGCTGAATCATCACGGCGCAAAATAAATGTTATTTAGAACAATTCTAAATAAAAAATAAACGGCTTATTACTGAAAATCAGTCAGCCGGCCATCCTGATTCAAATGAGTTTGAATGAAACAGCCGGATGAAAATAAACGGCTGCCGTGAATCAGCAGGCTGAAAACCGGCAGCACCACATTGCCTGTCAATATGAACTTTTCAAATTGAATCCACCATTGACCAAGCTGTGGAATGGCAAAAAATTTCTTTTCCTTCCGATCATTACCTTTGCGCACCATGATCCGGATTGGAATATTTTTTGGCGGTGCTTCACGCGAAAGGGAGATATCATTTGCCGGAGGCAGAACGGTGTATGATAACCTTGATAAGAACCTGTTTGAAGCAATACCCGTTTTTGTTGATTCGAAGGGAAACTTCATACTGCTCGACTGGCAATTCATCTATAAAGGAACCATTCGTGATTTTTTTCCGCCGATCTCCTCCTTGCCCTATACGCCGCACAATTTCCAGATATATGTAGAGTCACTGGGTGAACTCACCGATGA
It contains:
- a CDS encoding methyltransferase produces the protein MKVSTDACILGAFTPATAKGRMLDIGTGSGLLSLMLAQRSNSLIDAAELDEPSFQQAADNVANSNWKDRIRVIHTDIRMYHASPKYALIICNPPFYENHFQSPSLKKNKAKHALQLSYQELLEVVKRNLEPDGIFSVLLPSNSAERFMQLAGGVALQACKRMLIKERDHHPVKRQIILFSTNLDLPLTETTLTIRDTDGHYSTEFRQLLHPYYLHL
- a CDS encoding AraC family transcriptional regulator; protein product: MIQQQIRDGLYFQVSPMAQEAECNAALQRSDRHVSLTCRFTPADTCADYHPAARSYQIIFKFDLPYLQSFSAAGDGFVDGIFPEHQQQAMCCNSQLLLHEILSCELQGIFRNMFLESKALALLLCFSKSHAVFDTACSTCKFLSRPMEKEKLFKARAIILENLSDPPTIPELSLRTGINQCYLKKGFKELFGTTVYDFVQEQRMQKAKMLLVTNGHSVAEVAQAVGFSSTGNFSQAFKRITGIFPSALQRN